The Chaetodon trifascialis isolate fChaTrf1 chromosome 16, fChaTrf1.hap1, whole genome shotgun sequence genome includes a region encoding these proteins:
- the LOC139344836 gene encoding uncharacterized protein isoform X1 has translation MMLQRVAVIGAGAAGLCAARHILSRLNVFAPPVVFELTDKVGGTWCYDERTGTYDNGQPIHSSMYRDLRTNLPKEVMMFPDFPFDPKLNSFLPHQEIQRYLESYCQSHNIWPHIRFNTVVENVKPVVLATEGKETRTTWEVTTSDSSGDEKTETFDAVFVCSGHYSDPHIPDIPGIENFKGKVLHSHTYRYAEPFSNQSVVVLGAKASGLDISIELAKVGAQVTLSHGRDRLTFPLPSGIQQSSPVVAVEKDGLIRFQDNSVSAADVLMFCTGYNFKFPFLDAAQLGMEISDYMLSPLYQFMMPPAFPSLFFIGMCKMICPFPNFHCQVQFALAVLDGSVTLPSVTQMQDEVWREQQEKLKQGVQQHHLLMMQKEQWDYCEMLARTAGFPPLPPVIRSLYEQVWHQRGIHPQKYRRLNYRLISDTQWELIN, from the exons ATGATGCTGCAGCGGGTGGCAGTGATCGGTGCCGGGGCGGCTGGACTCTGTGCAGCCAGACACATCCTGTCCCGCCTGAACGTCTTCGCTCCTCCGGTGGTGTTCGAGCTCACCGACAAGGTTGGTGGCACCTGGTGTTACGATGAACGTACAGGGACATACGACAACGGACAGCCGATTCACAGCAGTATGTACAGAGACCTCAG GACCAACCTGCCAAAGGAGGTGATGATGTTCCCTGATTTTCCATTTGACCCCAAGCTGAACAGCTTCCTGCCCCATCAGGAGATTCAGAGGTACCTGGAATCATACTGCCAGAGCCACAACATCTGGCCTCACATCAGG tTCAACACAGTGGTGGAAAACGTGAAGCCCGTAGTCCTGGCAACGGAGGGCAAGGAGACGAGGACAACATGGGAAGTGACAACATCTGATTCGTCAGGTGATGAGAAAACAGAGACCTTTGATGCGGTCTTCGTCTGCTCAGG gcaCTACTCCGACCCTCACATCCCAGACATACCTGGGATAGAGAACTTTAAAG GAAAGGTGCTCCACAGTCATACATACAGGTATGCAGAGCCATTCTCAAATCAGTCAGTGGTGGTTCTGGGAGCCAAAGCTTCAGGATTGGACATTTCCATTGAACTGGCCAAAGTTGGTGCCCAG gTGACTCTGAGTCATGGTCGTGATCGTTTGACCTTTCCTCTCCCGTCTGGGATTCAGCAGTCCAGTCCAGTGGTGGCGGTCGAGAAGGACGGCCTCATTCGCTTCCAG GACAACTCTGTGAGTGCAGCTGATGTCCTGATGTTCTGCACCGGGTACAACTTCAAGTTTCCATTCCTGGATGCGGCTCAGCTGGGTATGGAGATCAGTGACTACATGCTGTCTCCACTTTACCAATTCATGATGCCCCCAGCCTTCCCCTCACTCTTCTTTATTGGCATGTGCAAGATGATCTGCCCCTTCCCCAACTTCCACTGTCAG GTCCAGTTTGCTTTAGCCGTGTTGGACGGCTCAGTCACTTTACCGTCTGTGACTCAAATGCAGGATGAAGTCTGGCgagagcagcaggaaaaacTGAAGCAGGgagtccagcagcaccacctgctgATGATGCAAAAGGAACAATGGGATTACTGCGAGATGCTGGCTCGCACCGCCGGCTTCCCGCCGCTGCCACCAGTCATACGTAGCCTGTATGAGCAGGTGTGGCATCAGCGAGGAATTCACCCTCAAAAGTATCGGAGACTCAACTACAGGCTGATCAGTGACACCCAGTGGGAGCTGATCAATTGA
- the LOC139344836 gene encoding uncharacterized protein isoform X2 codes for MMLQRVAVIGAGAAGLCAARHILSRLNVFAPPVVFELTDKVGGTWCYDERTGTYDNGQPIHSSMYRDLRTNLPKEVMMFPDFPFDPKLNSFLPHQEIQRYLESYCQSHNIWPHIRFNTVVENVKPVVLATEGKETRTTWEVTTSDSSGDEKTETFDAVFVCSGHYSDPHIPDIPGIENFKGKVLHSHTYRYAEPFSNQSVVVLGAKASGLDISIELAKVGAQVTLSHGRDRLTFPLPSGIQQSSPVVAVEKDGLIRFQDNSVSAADVLMFCTGYNFKFPFLDAAQLGMEISDYMLSPLYQFMMPPAFPSLFFIGMCKMICPFPNFHCQDEVWREQQEKLKQGVQQHHLLMMQKEQWDYCEMLARTAGFPPLPPVIRSLYEQVWHQRGIHPQKYRRLNYRLISDTQWELIN; via the exons ATGATGCTGCAGCGGGTGGCAGTGATCGGTGCCGGGGCGGCTGGACTCTGTGCAGCCAGACACATCCTGTCCCGCCTGAACGTCTTCGCTCCTCCGGTGGTGTTCGAGCTCACCGACAAGGTTGGTGGCACCTGGTGTTACGATGAACGTACAGGGACATACGACAACGGACAGCCGATTCACAGCAGTATGTACAGAGACCTCAG GACCAACCTGCCAAAGGAGGTGATGATGTTCCCTGATTTTCCATTTGACCCCAAGCTGAACAGCTTCCTGCCCCATCAGGAGATTCAGAGGTACCTGGAATCATACTGCCAGAGCCACAACATCTGGCCTCACATCAGG tTCAACACAGTGGTGGAAAACGTGAAGCCCGTAGTCCTGGCAACGGAGGGCAAGGAGACGAGGACAACATGGGAAGTGACAACATCTGATTCGTCAGGTGATGAGAAAACAGAGACCTTTGATGCGGTCTTCGTCTGCTCAGG gcaCTACTCCGACCCTCACATCCCAGACATACCTGGGATAGAGAACTTTAAAG GAAAGGTGCTCCACAGTCATACATACAGGTATGCAGAGCCATTCTCAAATCAGTCAGTGGTGGTTCTGGGAGCCAAAGCTTCAGGATTGGACATTTCCATTGAACTGGCCAAAGTTGGTGCCCAG gTGACTCTGAGTCATGGTCGTGATCGTTTGACCTTTCCTCTCCCGTCTGGGATTCAGCAGTCCAGTCCAGTGGTGGCGGTCGAGAAGGACGGCCTCATTCGCTTCCAG GACAACTCTGTGAGTGCAGCTGATGTCCTGATGTTCTGCACCGGGTACAACTTCAAGTTTCCATTCCTGGATGCGGCTCAGCTGGGTATGGAGATCAGTGACTACATGCTGTCTCCACTTTACCAATTCATGATGCCCCCAGCCTTCCCCTCACTCTTCTTTATTGGCATGTGCAAGATGATCTGCCCCTTCCCCAACTTCCACTGTCAG GATGAAGTCTGGCgagagcagcaggaaaaacTGAAGCAGGgagtccagcagcaccacctgctgATGATGCAAAAGGAACAATGGGATTACTGCGAGATGCTGGCTCGCACCGCCGGCTTCCCGCCGCTGCCACCAGTCATACGTAGCCTGTATGAGCAGGTGTGGCATCAGCGAGGAATTCACCCTCAAAAGTATCGGAGACTCAACTACAGGCTGATCAGTGACACCCAGTGGGAGCTGATCAATTGA